In a single window of the Gossypium hirsutum isolate 1008001.06 chromosome D02, Gossypium_hirsutum_v2.1, whole genome shotgun sequence genome:
- the LOC107910702 gene encoding rac-like GTP-binding protein 5 isoform X2: MSASRFIKCVTVGDGAVGKTCLLISYTSNTFPTDYVPTVFDNFSANVVVDGSTVNLGLWDTAGQEDYNRLRPLSYRGADVFILAFSLISKASYENVTKKWIPELNHYAPGVPIVLVGTKLDLRDDSQYLADHPSALPISTAQNVKAVFDAAIKVVLQPPKKNKKKKSGGCSIL, from the exons ATGAGCGCCTCCAGATTCATAAAGTGTGTCACCGTCGGCGATGGCGCCGTCGGCAAGACCTGCCTGCTCATTTCTTACACCAGCAATACTTTCCCCACG GACTATGTCCCGACAGTTTTCGACAATTTCAGCGCAAATGTTGTGGTGGATGGTAGCACTGTCAACTTAGGTTTATGGGATACTGCTG GTCAGGAAGATTACAATAGATTAAGACCTCTGAGCTATCGTGGGGCTGATGTGTTTATTCTTGCATTTTCTCTCATCAGCAAGGCCAGTTACGAAAATGTTACCAAGAAG TGGATTCCTGAATTGAACCATTATGCACCCGGTGTTCCGATAGTTCTGGTCGGAACTAAGCTTG ATCTCCGGGATGATTCGCAATACTTGGCAGATCATCCTAGTGCACTGCCAATTTCTACAGCTCag AATGTGAAGGCAGTGTTTGATGCAGCCATTAAGGTAGTGCTACAGCCTCCtaagaaaaataagaagaaaaaatctGGTGGTTGCTCAATATTATGA
- the LOC107910702 gene encoding rac-like GTP-binding protein 5 isoform X1, translating to MSASRFIKCVTVGDGAVGKTCLLISYTSNTFPTDYVPTVFDNFSANVVVDGSTVNLGLWDTAGQEDYNRLRPLSYRGADVFILAFSLISKASYENVTKKWIPELNHYAPGVPIVLVGTKLDLRDDSQYLADHPSALPISTAQGEELKKQIESSSYIECSAKSLQNVKAVFDAAIKVVLQPPKKNKKKKSGGCSIL from the exons ATGAGCGCCTCCAGATTCATAAAGTGTGTCACCGTCGGCGATGGCGCCGTCGGCAAGACCTGCCTGCTCATTTCTTACACCAGCAATACTTTCCCCACG GACTATGTCCCGACAGTTTTCGACAATTTCAGCGCAAATGTTGTGGTGGATGGTAGCACTGTCAACTTAGGTTTATGGGATACTGCTG GTCAGGAAGATTACAATAGATTAAGACCTCTGAGCTATCGTGGGGCTGATGTGTTTATTCTTGCATTTTCTCTCATCAGCAAGGCCAGTTACGAAAATGTTACCAAGAAG TGGATTCCTGAATTGAACCATTATGCACCCGGTGTTCCGATAGTTCTGGTCGGAACTAAGCTTG ATCTCCGGGATGATTCGCAATACTTGGCAGATCATCCTAGTGCACTGCCAATTTCTACAGCTCag GGAGAGGAGTTAAAGAAACAGATAGAGTCTTCTTCCTACATCGAATGCAGTGCAAAATCACTGCAG AATGTGAAGGCAGTGTTTGATGCAGCCATTAAGGTAGTGCTACAGCCTCCtaagaaaaataagaagaaaaaatctGGTGGTTGCTCAATATTATGA